In the genome of Pelagibacterium nitratireducens, one region contains:
- a CDS encoding ABC transporter ATP-binding protein, translating to MLRRFFSYYAPYKGLFFLDFGCAVIVGLLELSFPVVVQLYVDQLLPSQNWFWILAAAAGLLVVYILNAGLLSVVNYWGHALGIGIETDMRRQAFDHLHKLSFRYFDNKKTGHLITHVTKDLEEVGEIAHHGPEDVFIAIMTFIGAFIIMALMNLKLAALTLFIVPVAAFLIFKYGSAMTMTWKNLYGRVGDFNQRIEESIGGVRAVRAFANERHERKLFEGDNQSYRTTKLKAYKIMTASISMSYMAKSLVQLMVMLAGTALVMYGEMTYGQFVGFLLLITVLFRPIDKIISVIESYPKGIAGFKRFTDLIDTEPDIVDSPSAKRVSDLRGDIVFDKVNFAYSDNRPILADITLGVKAGQTIALVGPSGAGKTTICSLLPRFYEIDSGAITIDGIDIRDMTQDSLRSQIGIVQQDVFMFGTSIRDNIAYGRLGATDEEIMAAARSAQFDSVIAQLPDGLDTMIGERGVKLSGGQKQRLAIARIFLKNPPILILDEATSALDTETEMQIQRALSALSEGRTTLVIAHRLATIRNADRIAVVADGRIVEEGAHEALVARAGAYARLHNAQFGAWAAE from the coding sequence ATGCTGCGCCGATTTTTCTCCTATTACGCGCCCTATAAGGGCCTGTTTTTCCTCGATTTCGGCTGCGCGGTCATCGTCGGCCTGCTCGAATTGAGCTTCCCCGTGGTCGTCCAGCTCTATGTCGATCAATTGCTGCCCAGCCAGAACTGGTTCTGGATTCTTGCCGCCGCTGCTGGTCTGCTGGTCGTCTATATCCTCAATGCGGGCCTGCTTTCGGTGGTCAACTATTGGGGCCACGCGCTTGGCATCGGCATCGAGACCGACATGCGCCGTCAGGCCTTCGATCACCTCCACAAACTCTCATTCCGCTATTTCGACAACAAGAAGACCGGGCACCTCATTACCCACGTCACCAAGGATCTCGAAGAGGTCGGTGAGATCGCCCATCACGGTCCCGAAGACGTCTTTATAGCCATCATGACCTTTATCGGTGCCTTCATCATCATGGCGCTGATGAATTTAAAGCTCGCCGCGCTCACCCTGTTCATCGTCCCGGTCGCCGCCTTCCTGATCTTCAAATACGGAAGCGCCATGACCATGACCTGGAAGAACCTTTACGGCCGGGTCGGCGATTTCAACCAGCGCATCGAGGAATCGATCGGCGGGGTCCGTGCCGTACGTGCCTTTGCCAATGAGCGCCATGAGCGCAAGCTGTTTGAAGGTGACAATCAGAGCTACCGCACCACCAAGCTCAAGGCCTACAAGATCATGACGGCGTCGATCTCGATGTCCTATATGGCCAAGAGCCTCGTGCAGTTGATGGTCATGCTCGCCGGGACCGCGCTCGTCATGTATGGCGAAATGACCTACGGCCAGTTCGTCGGCTTTCTGCTTCTCATCACCGTTCTGTTTCGTCCCATCGACAAGATCATCTCGGTCATCGAAAGCTATCCCAAAGGCATCGCCGGCTTCAAACGCTTCACCGACCTGATCGATACCGAACCCGATATCGTCGATAGCCCAAGCGCAAAAAGGGTTTCCGATCTCAGGGGCGATATCGTCTTCGACAAGGTCAACTTCGCCTATTCGGACAACCGCCCGATCCTGGCCGACATCACCCTCGGCGTTAAAGCCGGGCAAACCATCGCCCTGGTCGGTCCCTCCGGTGCGGGCAAGACCACGATCTGCTCACTGCTGCCGCGCTTTTACGAAATCGATTCCGGCGCCATCACCATCGATGGCATCGACATCCGCGACATGACCCAGGATTCCCTGCGCAGCCAGATCGGCATCGTCCAGCAGGACGTTTTCATGTTCGGCACCTCGATCCGCGACAACATCGCTTATGGCCGTCTGGGTGCAACCGACGAGGAGATCATGGCCGCCGCCCGCAGCGCCCAGTTCGATAGCGTCATTGCCCAATTGCCCGACGGGCTCGATACCATGATCGGCGAGCGCGGGGTCAAACTCTCGGGCGGCCAGAAGCAGCGCCTCGCCATCGCGCGAATATTTCTGAAAAACCCGCCGATCCTCATTCTCGACGAGGCGACCTCGGCGCTCGATACCGAAACAGAAATGCAGATCCAGCGCGCGCTTTCGGCACTCTCGGAGGGCCGCACCACTCTGGTCATCGCCCACCGCCTGGCCACCATCCGCAATGCGGACCGCATCGCCGTGGTCGCCGATGGCCGTATCGTGGAAGAGGGCGCCCATGAAGCGCTGGTCGCCAGGGCCGGCGCCTACGCTCGCCTGCACAATGCGCAGTTCGGCGCCTGGGCGGCTGAATAA
- a CDS encoding GtrA family protein, whose protein sequence is MSPQAFLKLPQVVRFLLLGGLAAAINWLVRFPLSLVLPFPAAVFVAYLIGMSAGFTLYRAYVFPNSRQSMALQATLFLIVNALGAVVVMAVSLALLDHLLPAIGWRLLPEAVAHGTAIGVGAVANFFGHKYLSFRTAPDHAENLT, encoded by the coding sequence ATGAGCCCGCAGGCCTTCCTCAAGCTGCCCCAGGTCGTGCGCTTCCTGCTGCTTGGCGGTCTTGCAGCGGCGATCAACTGGCTGGTGCGTTTCCCGCTCTCGCTCGTGCTGCCGTTTCCCGCCGCCGTGTTCGTGGCCTATCTCATTGGCATGAGCGCCGGGTTCACGCTCTACCGCGCCTATGTGTTTCCCAATTCCCGCCAGTCCATGGCGCTGCAGGCCACGCTCTTTCTCATCGTCAATGCGCTCGGCGCCGTTGTCGTCATGGCGGTTTCCCTGGCCCTGCTCGATCATTTGCTCCCGGCCATCGGATGGCGCTTGCTGCCTGAAGCGGTTGCACACGGCACGGCAATCGGCGTCGGCGCTGTTGCAAATTTCTTCGGCCACAAATATCTCAGTTTTCGGACCGCTCCCGACCACGCAGAAAACTTGACTTGA